In a genomic window of Curtobacterium flaccumfaciens pv. betae:
- a CDS encoding cold-shock protein: MASTGTVKWFNNEKGFGFIAPDDGSADVFAHFSAIAGNGYKSLEENQKVEFDITEGRKGPQAENITVLG, translated from the coding sequence ATGGCATCTACCGGTACCGTCAAGTGGTTCAACAACGAAAAGGGCTTCGGCTTCATCGCCCCGGACGACGGCAGCGCTGACGTCTTCGCGCACTTCTCTGCGATTGCTGGCAACGGCTACAAGTCGCTCGAGGAGAACCAGAAGGTGGAGTTCGACATCACCGAGGGCCGCAAGGGCCCGCAGGCGGAGAACATCACCGTCCTCGGCTGA
- a CDS encoding SseB family protein: MADKEQRFRSEQLEGALAKQDVAAVAFALRHDIVIVPRLVTGKKDMQVRVFGREGSDKRILLLFSSADAYTAMVPDEKIRQVMVYDGPRLEEFLAAHLDMLEGVFFDIAGPHTMQAAPADLLAALRA; the protein is encoded by the coding sequence ATGGCAGACAAGGAACAGCGCTTCCGGAGCGAACAGCTCGAGGGAGCCCTCGCGAAGCAGGACGTCGCTGCGGTGGCGTTCGCGCTCCGCCACGACATCGTGATCGTCCCCCGACTCGTCACCGGCAAGAAGGACATGCAGGTGCGGGTGTTCGGCCGTGAGGGGTCGGACAAGCGCATCCTGCTGCTGTTCTCGTCGGCGGACGCCTACACGGCGATGGTGCCGGACGAGAAGATCCGGCAGGTCATGGTCTACGACGGGCCGCGGCTCGAGGAGTTCCTGGCCGCCCACCTCGACATGCTCGAGGGTGTGTTCTTCGACATCGCCGGCCCGCACACCATGCAGGCCGCGCCGGCGGACCTGCTGGCCGCTTTGCGCGCGTAG
- the radA gene encoding DNA repair protein RadA, whose protein sequence is MARPQSLYRCTECGWTSIKWVGRCGECQTWGTVEDSSAASASTRGTSAVAVTGARAARPITEARGTSVQRWQTGIGEFDRVLGGGVVPGAAVLLSGEPGVGKSTLLLEVASRAAASGKRVLYVSAEESVDQVRLRAERTGAMHDDLYLASEVDLGVIIGQVDQVQPDLLIADSVQTISSSSIDGIAGGTSQVREVASTLIRIAKDRALPVLIVGHVTKDGTIAGPRLLEHLVDVVCHFEGDRQTALRFVRALKNRFGPTDEVGCFDMGGDGIHEVPDPSGLFMSKNATPVSGTCVTVALEGRRALPVEVQALIVPSSAPQPRRVVNGVDASRVAMLLAVLERRAGLKLSDADVYVSTVGGMKLTEPGADLAIALALASAARDRPYPHTLAAVGEISLAGEIRPATGTKQRVNEATRLGFTTVLGSDSGHLREALRVAFSMTQSPRERELDRAF, encoded by the coding sequence ATGGCGCGCCCGCAGTCCCTCTACCGTTGCACCGAGTGCGGCTGGACCAGCATCAAGTGGGTCGGCCGGTGCGGTGAGTGCCAGACCTGGGGCACCGTCGAAGACAGCTCTGCGGCGTCGGCGAGCACCCGGGGTACCTCGGCTGTTGCCGTCACCGGCGCCCGGGCCGCGCGACCGATCACCGAAGCCCGCGGCACCTCCGTGCAGCGCTGGCAGACCGGCATCGGCGAGTTCGACCGCGTCCTCGGCGGCGGCGTGGTGCCGGGTGCCGCGGTCCTGCTGAGCGGCGAGCCGGGTGTCGGCAAGTCGACCCTCCTGCTCGAGGTCGCTTCGCGAGCCGCAGCCTCGGGCAAGCGCGTCCTCTACGTCAGCGCCGAAGAGTCCGTCGACCAGGTCCGACTCCGTGCCGAACGCACCGGGGCGATGCACGACGACCTGTACCTGGCGAGCGAGGTCGACCTCGGCGTCATCATCGGCCAGGTCGACCAGGTCCAGCCCGACCTGCTCATCGCCGACTCCGTGCAGACCATCTCGTCGAGCTCGATCGACGGCATCGCGGGTGGCACGTCCCAGGTGCGCGAGGTCGCCTCGACCCTGATCCGCATCGCGAAGGACCGCGCCCTGCCCGTCCTCATCGTCGGGCACGTCACGAAGGACGGCACGATCGCCGGCCCGCGGCTCCTGGAGCACCTGGTCGACGTCGTCTGCCACTTCGAGGGCGACCGGCAGACCGCGCTGCGCTTCGTCCGGGCGCTCAAGAACCGCTTCGGGCCCACCGACGAGGTCGGGTGCTTCGACATGGGTGGCGACGGCATCCACGAGGTCCCCGACCCGAGCGGCCTCTTCATGTCGAAGAACGCCACCCCGGTGTCCGGCACGTGCGTCACCGTCGCACTCGAGGGGCGCCGAGCGCTGCCGGTCGAGGTGCAGGCCCTCATCGTCCCGAGCTCGGCGCCGCAGCCACGCCGGGTCGTGAACGGTGTCGATGCCTCCCGTGTCGCGATGCTGCTCGCGGTGCTCGAACGCCGCGCCGGCCTGAAGCTGTCCGACGCCGACGTCTACGTGTCCACGGTGGGCGGCATGAAGCTCACGGAGCCCGGCGCCGACCTGGCGATCGCACTGGCGCTCGCGAGCGCCGCACGAGACCGTCCGTACCCGCACACGCTCGCAGCCGTCGGCGAGATCAGCCTCGCCGGCGAGATTCGTCCGGCCACGGGCACGAAGCAGCGCGTGAACGAGGCCACCCGCCTCGGGTTCACGACGGTGCTCGGCTCGGACTCCGGGCACCTGCGCGAGGCCCTGCGTGTGGCGTTCTCGATGACGCAGTCGCCGCGCGAACGCGAGCTCGACCGCGCGTTCTGA
- a CDS encoding SGNH/GDSL hydrolase family protein yields the protein MRSRTLIALLTSVVGSLGVVGAAAVGARAGVKGQRAAAQRVVDMLPIHADWWRERQQHEGQLLYVAIGDSAAQGVGATAPGRGYVGLLARRIRHRSHMSVRVVNLSVSGSTTWGAKRDQLPKLRHYAPDICTVSIGANDIADFDPDKFERNIRAIYGAVPSHAVVAELPCMFVPDRERKVAVANEIVHRVADEFGLTVAPLHTITKRVGVRRTFFNSYGDLFHPNDRGYEVWASAFEPAVDARVDTVAAIRHYLSVREAENLGREAGAVANARAEQDTDGAEALDHASRQGPGPVERLRHRMTGSIAVTDERDRSDEPSGPDEPGDHAGDVGRTA from the coding sequence ATGAGATCCCGCACGCTCATCGCACTCCTCACCTCCGTCGTCGGCAGCCTCGGCGTCGTCGGTGCCGCAGCCGTCGGCGCCCGCGCCGGCGTGAAGGGCCAACGGGCAGCGGCGCAACGGGTCGTCGACATGCTCCCGATCCACGCCGACTGGTGGCGGGAACGACAGCAGCACGAGGGGCAGCTGCTCTACGTGGCAATCGGTGACTCGGCAGCGCAGGGCGTCGGTGCGACCGCACCCGGGCGTGGCTACGTGGGGCTGCTCGCACGGCGCATCCGGCACCGCTCCCACATGTCTGTCCGGGTGGTGAACCTCAGCGTCTCCGGCTCGACCACTTGGGGTGCGAAGCGTGATCAGCTGCCGAAGCTCCGGCACTACGCGCCCGACATCTGCACGGTGTCGATCGGGGCGAACGACATCGCCGACTTCGATCCGGACAAGTTCGAGCGGAACATCCGGGCGATCTACGGCGCGGTGCCGTCGCACGCCGTGGTGGCCGAGCTGCCGTGCATGTTCGTGCCGGACCGGGAGCGCAAGGTGGCGGTGGCGAACGAGATCGTGCACCGGGTGGCCGACGAGTTCGGGCTGACGGTGGCGCCGCTGCACACGATCACGAAGCGCGTCGGGGTCCGCCGCACCTTCTTCAACAGCTACGGCGACCTGTTCCACCCGAACGACCGCGGCTACGAGGTCTGGGCGAGCGCCTTCGAGCCGGCGGTCGACGCGCGGGTCGACACGGTGGCGGCGATCCGGCACTACCTGTCCGTGCGCGAGGCCGAGAACCTCGGTCGTGAAGCCGGGGCGGTCGCGAACGCCCGCGCCGAGCAGGACACCGACGGCGCCGAGGCACTCGACCACGCCTCACGCCAGGGTCCGGGGCCGGTCGAGCGCCTGCGCCACCGGATGACCGGTTCGATCGCAGTGACCGACGAACGAGACCGGTCGGACGAACCAAGCGGACCAGACGAGCCGGGCGATCACGCCGGTGATGTCGGCCGTACGGCCTAG
- a CDS encoding DUF6941 family protein produces the protein MATIRFAFLAEYAKAEPTGTVTALQAGLERVTVDASSQSAPLHLASVIVQDGEGDAAQATLTVTTTAPDELYSLSQSIDLPAPQASTPSTTAFAVRIDIPVVGEGIYRIDIGLGEEVAVSIPLRIDLQAAEHAQSMS, from the coding sequence ATGGCCACGATTCGGTTCGCGTTCCTCGCTGAGTATGCGAAGGCGGAGCCGACAGGCACCGTCACCGCGTTGCAGGCCGGGCTTGAGCGAGTGACGGTGGATGCTTCGTCGCAGAGCGCTCCGCTCCACCTTGCGAGTGTCATCGTGCAAGATGGCGAGGGGGATGCCGCGCAGGCAACGCTGACCGTGACAACGACTGCGCCAGACGAGCTCTACTCCCTCTCGCAATCGATCGATCTGCCGGCACCGCAGGCGAGCACACCCTCGACTACTGCGTTCGCAGTCCGTATCGACATCCCGGTAGTTGGCGAAGGCATCTACCGGATCGACATCGGTCTGGGCGAAGAGGTCGCGGTCTCTATCCCGCTACGAATCGATCTACAGGCTGCTGAGCATGCCCAGAGCATGTCATGA
- a CDS encoding DUF4258 domain-containing protein, with the protein MTSTPVRVLFHEHARERMALRGISEQQVHDCLFSPDTTAPGHRDRTKYTKLGDDGRISVVAVVRKVSDTHFVVYTVFREDETDG; encoded by the coding sequence ATGACGTCCACGCCGGTGCGTGTACTGTTTCATGAGCACGCTAGAGAACGCATGGCCCTCCGCGGCATCTCGGAACAGCAGGTTCACGACTGCCTCTTCTCTCCGGACACCACTGCCCCTGGGCACCGGGACCGGACGAAGTACACCAAGCTCGGCGACGACGGACGAATATCTGTCGTAGCCGTCGTGAGGAAGGTTTCCGACACCCACTTCGTTGTCTATACCGTGTTTAGAGAGGACGAGACAGATGGCTAG
- a CDS encoding DUF2283 domain-containing protein: MASSIKLTVDQTNGLAYITLSDAAVHHTIEHSDTVLVDVDEHRVAVGIELLDLDAEIPFDELTKSYHVQSDRVDLLRRIQPSINKFMVSMKEQTAAAETVAEDVHDGELIGG, encoded by the coding sequence ATGGCTAGCAGCATCAAGCTCACCGTGGATCAGACCAATGGCCTGGCCTACATCACGCTCAGCGACGCGGCCGTGCACCACACGATCGAACATTCGGACACTGTGCTGGTGGACGTGGACGAGCACCGTGTGGCGGTCGGGATCGAGCTCCTGGATCTGGATGCGGAGATCCCCTTTGACGAGCTCACGAAGAGCTACCACGTGCAAAGCGACCGAGTCGACCTGCTCCGCCGCATTCAGCCGTCGATCAATAAGTTCATGGTGTCGATGAAGGAGCAGACGGCCGCTGCCGAGACTGTGGCCGAGGACGTTCATGACGGCGAGCTCATCGGCGGTTGA
- a CDS encoding NADPH-dependent F420 reductase — protein sequence MNRIGIIGSGAIGTAIARLAVAADLDVLIANSRGPESLQDLVAELGPHAQAGTVRQAVEFGDVPVLAIPLTAYPALAPDLDAFAGRTVLSTGNYYPGRDGRIEPLDTLATTTAEYEQTLLPGTRIVKAFNNIVAHHIPNLAGSAPRTALPIAGDDDPAKAVVADLVQLLGFDTVDAGTLADSWRFEPESGAYTGIYAASAEGFAADYLADQGAPLPAERLRDILAVSHRADVANRQF from the coding sequence ATGAACCGCATCGGCATCATCGGCAGCGGAGCCATCGGCACCGCGATCGCACGCCTGGCCGTCGCCGCCGACCTCGACGTCCTCATCGCGAACTCGCGCGGCCCCGAGTCGCTGCAGGACCTCGTCGCCGAGCTCGGCCCGCACGCCCAGGCCGGCACCGTGCGCCAGGCCGTCGAGTTCGGCGACGTGCCCGTCCTCGCGATCCCGCTCACCGCCTACCCGGCGCTCGCCCCCGACCTCGACGCCTTCGCCGGGCGGACCGTGCTCTCGACGGGCAACTACTACCCCGGTCGCGACGGCCGGATCGAGCCGCTCGACACCCTCGCGACGACCACGGCGGAGTACGAGCAGACGCTCCTGCCCGGCACCCGGATCGTCAAGGCGTTCAACAACATCGTCGCGCACCACATCCCGAACCTCGCCGGCTCCGCGCCTCGCACCGCGCTGCCGATCGCGGGCGACGACGACCCGGCCAAGGCCGTGGTCGCCGACCTCGTGCAGCTGCTCGGGTTCGACACCGTGGACGCCGGCACCCTGGCCGACTCGTGGCGCTTCGAGCCGGAGTCCGGGGCGTACACGGGGATCTACGCGGCGAGTGCCGAGGGGTTCGCGGCGGACTACCTGGCGGATCAGGGCGCACCATTGCCCGCCGAGCGGCTGCGGGACATACTGGCGGTGTCGCACCGGGCGGATGTGGCGAACCGGCAGTTCTGA
- a CDS encoding TetR/AcrR family transcriptional regulator, with protein sequence MPEQTAPAGHAPRSLHSPRPPRPARADALRNRDHILRVAERAFTEHGVTGSLDAIAKQAGVGAGTLYRHFPTREALLAELLAARDEHLVARREALRDGSVDTGDALHGWLDAVTEWAGTFDGLPEPLRAAASSDSSPLALTCQGFITTTDEFLRAAQRSGRARADVRARDLFLAALATSWVRGAAMADDSSSAALSALSRRGWEAPALP encoded by the coding sequence ATGCCCGAGCAGACCGCTCCCGCCGGGCACGCGCCGCGTTCACTGCACTCCCCGCGTCCGCCGCGTCCCGCGCGCGCTGACGCGCTGCGGAACCGGGACCACATCCTGCGGGTCGCCGAGCGCGCGTTCACCGAGCACGGTGTGACCGGCTCGCTCGACGCGATCGCCAAGCAGGCCGGCGTCGGCGCCGGCACCCTGTACCGGCACTTCCCCACGCGCGAGGCCCTGCTCGCCGAGCTCCTCGCCGCACGCGACGAGCACCTGGTGGCGCGTCGCGAAGCGCTGCGCGACGGCTCCGTGGACACCGGCGACGCCCTGCACGGCTGGCTCGACGCGGTCACCGAGTGGGCCGGAACGTTCGACGGGCTGCCCGAACCACTCCGCGCCGCCGCCTCGTCCGACTCGTCGCCGCTCGCCCTGACGTGCCAGGGGTTCATCACCACCACGGACGAGTTCCTCCGCGCCGCCCAGCGTTCCGGTCGTGCGCGTGCCGACGTCCGCGCGCGGGACCTGTTCCTCGCCGCGTTGGCGACCAGCTGGGTCCGGGGTGCCGCGATGGCCGACGACTCGTCGTCCGCCGCGCTCTCCGCCCTGTCGCGGCGCGGCTGGGAAGCCCCTGCTCTCCCCTGA
- a CDS encoding DUF6611 family protein codes for MTTTLPVRTRLLDGTHLWGRYTIRPVGRTLWSSRTLVVFPPGTTTGERLLLRAWHVWPAVGAVVALAALVLAVSVPAVGTTTALLLYGGGFAVLARATRALRPRVRSVTVTTFLGDGRREVHGDERLLTGSLDALSILEQALRADRIRPVDFELIWADVWNALESPDPDHRVQRST; via the coding sequence ATGACCACGACGCTGCCGGTCCGCACCCGGCTGCTCGACGGCACCCACCTGTGGGGCCGGTACACGATCCGACCCGTCGGGCGGACGCTGTGGAGCTCGCGGACCCTCGTCGTGTTCCCGCCCGGCACGACCACCGGCGAGCGCCTGCTGCTGCGCGCCTGGCACGTCTGGCCGGCCGTCGGGGCGGTCGTCGCCCTCGCTGCCCTGGTGCTCGCCGTCTCGGTCCCCGCAGTCGGCACGACCACCGCGCTGCTCCTCTACGGCGGCGGCTTCGCGGTCCTCGCCCGCGCCACCCGCGCGCTGCGACCGCGGGTGCGGTCCGTCACCGTGACGACGTTCCTGGGCGACGGCCGCCGCGAGGTCCACGGCGACGAACGTCTGCTCACCGGCTCCCTGGACGCGCTGTCGATCCTGGAGCAGGCGCTCCGGGCCGACCGCATCCGCCCCGTCGACTTCGAGCTGATCTGGGCGGACGTGTGGAACGCCCTGGAATCCCCGGACCCGGACCACCGCGTGCAGCGGTCAACCTGA
- a CDS encoding biotin transporter BioY produces the protein MTTITPAAHRPLADALLPRTAVVSTALVLGGALLTAGTAQVSVPIWPVPITGQTLAVLLVGSALGARRGALSMLVYALLGVVGLPVFADGSAGVGVLVGPSGGYIVGFVAAAALVGWVAERFGDRPLRNALLSFALGTVVTFVAGMAWLAVALGLDLQQTLQYGLYPFVLGGVVKTLIGAGVISLGWTAALRSATRR, from the coding sequence ATGACCACGATCACCCCCGCCGCACACCGTCCGCTCGCCGACGCGCTGCTCCCCCGCACCGCTGTCGTCAGCACCGCGCTGGTCCTCGGCGGCGCACTGCTGACCGCCGGTACCGCGCAGGTGTCCGTGCCGATCTGGCCCGTCCCGATCACCGGGCAGACCCTGGCCGTGCTGCTCGTCGGCAGTGCCCTCGGTGCCCGTCGCGGTGCCCTGTCGATGCTCGTCTACGCACTGCTCGGTGTCGTCGGGCTGCCGGTCTTCGCGGACGGTTCGGCCGGGGTCGGCGTGCTCGTCGGCCCCTCGGGCGGGTACATCGTCGGCTTCGTCGCCGCCGCGGCCCTGGTCGGCTGGGTCGCCGAACGATTCGGCGACCGCCCGCTGCGGAACGCGCTGCTGTCCTTCGCCCTCGGCACCGTCGTCACCTTCGTCGCCGGGATGGCCTGGCTCGCGGTGGCACTCGGCCTCGACCTGCAGCAGACCCTGCAGTACGGGCTCTACCCGTTCGTCCTCGGTGGTGTGGTGAAGACCCTGATCGGCGCCGGCGTGATCTCCCTCGGGTGGACCGCAGCCCTGCGCTCGGCCACCCGCCGGTGA
- a CDS encoding TetR/AcrR family transcriptional regulator — MSPDDRPVRPGRPRVVPNADSALSPRDQILDAAAALFVENGISATSTRAIAERVGIRQASLYYHFAGKDDMLVELLTTSVRPSLELVRGLEQLVPESASAAGALAALVVADVDTLARTPHNIGTLYLLPEVQGERYDGFRAERVELQEAYGRLGSRAAAPDVAAGVSPSRLGAVLIQITETVIQLRRSGPVQDADRDALVATCLRACGLDTAAVDGARRDAESLLAAVAV, encoded by the coding sequence ATGTCCCCCGACGACCGGCCCGTGCGCCCCGGGCGGCCGCGGGTCGTGCCGAACGCCGACTCCGCGCTGAGCCCGCGCGACCAGATCCTCGACGCCGCCGCCGCGCTGTTCGTCGAGAACGGCATCAGCGCGACCTCGACCCGGGCGATCGCCGAACGGGTCGGGATCCGGCAGGCCTCGCTGTACTACCACTTCGCCGGCAAGGACGACATGCTCGTCGAGCTGCTCACGACCTCGGTGCGCCCGAGCCTCGAGCTGGTCCGCGGCCTCGAGCAGCTCGTGCCGGAGTCGGCCTCGGCAGCCGGTGCCCTCGCCGCGCTGGTCGTCGCCGACGTGGACACCCTCGCCCGCACACCGCACAACATCGGCACGCTGTACCTGCTGCCCGAGGTGCAGGGCGAGCGCTACGACGGGTTCCGGGCCGAGCGGGTCGAACTGCAGGAGGCCTACGGGCGCCTCGGCTCGCGCGCTGCCGCCCCGGACGTCGCCGCCGGTGTCTCGCCGTCGCGCCTCGGTGCCGTGCTCATCCAGATCACCGAGACCGTCATCCAGCTCCGCCGGTCCGGCCCCGTGCAGGACGCCGACCGCGACGCCCTCGTCGCGACCTGCCTGCGCGCCTGCGGCCTCGACACCGCCGCCGTGGACGGGGCCCGGCGCGACGCCGAGTCCCTGCTGGCCGCCGTCGCGGTCTGA
- the atzF gene encoding allophanate hydrolase, with protein MSGTSAGVSGTSAASAGPTAASGAATTSAAARVRDAFARIDAVDRPEVWITLRDRADVLAEAEAVDPSLPLAGLLFAVKDNIDVAGLPTTAAARSYAHDPAADATAVARLRAAGAVVVGKTNLDQFATGLVGTRSPFGAVRNAWDPTRISGGSSSGSATAVALGIVDFALGTDTAGSGRVPAALGNLVGVKPTKGLVPNTGVVPACRSQDCVTVFARSLDLARTAAELMAGPDGVDPLARPDLALADLPAVPRIAVPLPSQLEGLAPGWAEPFAAAVDRFRALGHQVVEVDIAPLLDAASLLYDGAFVAERYAAVGAHIEAHRDEVGADLDPSVAAIVLGGARPTAAELFADQERLDAFGAAGRAALEGTTALLTPTTTWHPTLEQVAADPIGANSRMGRFTNFANLLDMASLAVPAGFVDGLPFGVMLTGPAFTDRRLAALAAAFAAPTVDLLVVGAHLRGQPLNGQLVASGGSFVREARTASDYRLYALDTVPPKPGLVRVGPVTSGAAAPGSGSGSGSGIVGEVWRLPAAGFGTFVAALPAPMAIGTVALDDGTEVTGFLVEPFAVQGAEDITHHGGWRAYREQS; from the coding sequence GTGAGCGGGACGAGCGCCGGCGTGAGCGGGACGAGCGCGGCGAGCGCCGGCCCGACCGCCGCCAGCGGGGCCGCCACGACGTCCGCCGCGGCCCGCGTCCGTGACGCCTTCGCCCGCATCGACGCCGTCGACCGGCCCGAGGTCTGGATCACGCTGCGTGACCGCGCCGACGTGCTGGCGGAGGCCGAAGCCGTCGACCCGTCCCTGCCCCTGGCCGGCCTGCTGTTCGCCGTGAAGGACAACATCGACGTCGCCGGCCTGCCCACCACCGCCGCCGCCCGTTCCTACGCCCACGACCCCGCAGCCGACGCCACCGCCGTCGCCCGGCTGCGCGCCGCCGGCGCCGTCGTCGTCGGCAAGACGAACCTCGACCAGTTCGCCACCGGCCTGGTCGGCACCCGCTCGCCGTTCGGCGCGGTCCGGAACGCCTGGGACCCGACGCGGATCTCCGGCGGTTCGTCGAGCGGTTCCGCCACGGCGGTCGCCCTGGGCATCGTCGACTTCGCGCTCGGCACCGACACCGCCGGGTCCGGCCGGGTGCCCGCCGCGCTCGGCAACCTGGTCGGGGTGAAGCCGACGAAGGGGCTCGTGCCGAACACGGGCGTCGTCCCCGCCTGCCGGTCGCAGGACTGCGTCACGGTGTTCGCCCGGTCGCTCGACCTGGCGCGCACGGCGGCCGAGCTGATGGCCGGCCCGGACGGCGTCGACCCACTCGCGCGGCCCGACCTCGCCCTCGCCGACCTGCCCGCCGTCCCGCGCATCGCGGTGCCGCTCCCGTCACAGCTCGAGGGGCTCGCACCCGGCTGGGCCGAGCCGTTCGCCGCGGCAGTCGACCGGTTCCGTGCGCTCGGACACCAGGTGGTCGAGGTCGACATCGCACCCCTGCTCGACGCCGCGTCGCTGCTCTACGACGGCGCGTTCGTCGCGGAGCGGTACGCGGCCGTCGGTGCCCACATCGAGGCCCACCGCGACGAGGTCGGTGCCGACCTCGATCCGTCGGTCGCCGCGATCGTGCTCGGTGGCGCACGACCGACCGCCGCGGAGCTCTTCGCCGACCAGGAACGGCTCGACGCGTTCGGGGCAGCGGGTCGCGCCGCACTCGAGGGCACGACCGCCCTGCTCACCCCGACGACGACGTGGCACCCGACGCTCGAGCAGGTCGCGGCCGACCCGATCGGCGCGAACAGCCGGATGGGTCGGTTCACGAACTTCGCGAACCTGCTCGACATGGCCTCGCTCGCGGTGCCAGCGGGCTTCGTCGACGGGCTGCCGTTCGGCGTCATGCTCACCGGTCCGGCGTTCACCGACCGGCGCCTGGCGGCGTTGGCGGCCGCGTTCGCCGCCCCGACCGTCGACCTGCTGGTCGTCGGGGCGCACCTGCGCGGTCAGCCGCTGAACGGACAGCTGGTCGCGTCCGGCGGATCGTTCGTCCGGGAGGCCCGCACCGCGTCCGACTACCGGCTGTACGCCCTCGACACGGTGCCGCCCAAGCCCGGGTTGGTCCGCGTGGGTCCGGTCACGTCCGGCGCTGCTGCGCCGGGCTCGGGCTCGGGCTCGGGCTCGGGCATCGTCGGGGAGGTCTGGCGCCTGCCCGCCGCCGGCTTCGGCACCTTCGTCGCGGCCCTGCCGGCACCGATGGCGATCGGCACCGTGGCGCTCGACGACGGCACCGAGGTCACCGGGTTCCTGGTCGAGCCGTTCGCGGTCCAGGGGGCCGAGGACATCACCCACCACGGCGGCTGGCGCGCGTACCGGGAGCAGTCGTGA